GATTTGAATAGTCTAATGGAGTTCCTAAAGGCGAGCGGAATAGCTAGCTCGATGGAGGTCGGTTCCTTCAACTTCTCCCCCTACAGTAATTTCAGCTATCCCTCTATATACATAAGCATAGGGAGTTACGAGGAGGGAGGTAGCATAAAAGCTTACGTATTCCCCGGGAATTCCTACACTCTCCTGATGGTGGAGACCGATACTAATCTGAGTGAGGCCCCCCTCGTATACGCTGAATCCCTCCTCTCCGGGTACCTGAACCCCGAGCTGATAGTGAACGTATCCTCTAGCCCCAACAACTGGGTACCCCCGGTCCCGTTGGCTGAGTGGAGCAAGCTCGAGAAGGGGGAGGAGCTCAAGATAAGCGTTTATAAGTGCGGGTTCATTTACTCCAAGCTGAGGAGACCTCAGATAGAGAAAGTCGGAGTCGTAGCTAATGATATAGATTACTCCCTGTCCTTCGATATGATAAGGGATGCCTTTGAGAGGAGGGGAGTCGGAGTCGACTACTTAGGGAGCGGGGCGAGGGCTCTGATAGCGGCCCAGAAGTACAGGGCCGTCATAATACTCGGAGGTCCTAAGGCGCCTATCGTGGGGAGAGGGGTCATCCCGATAATGGGTGAGGAGAGGAAGGAGCTAGGGGAGAGGGGATGGGTCATAGTGACGAGGCCCTGGGGAACTGGAATTGCGGTAGTCATAGCTGGAGCTGATAGGTACTTGACCAAGGAGGCCGTGAAGAAGTTCCTATCGAGCGAGCTCTTCGATCAAGTGGTTAAGGTGGTGAAGGAGGGGAGGGAGATGAAGAGCATCTCAGAGAAGAAGGGCTTAGTTGAGCTGGTATCCTCCTCCGGGAGATGCGGTTATCAGGAGGGCCCCAGCCTGAGCGTGAACGTCAGGGGGAGCTATGCTTACGCTAACTACAGCCTGGGGCACGCTAATCCCTGCGCTAAGTTCGTCCTGAGGGGATACAAGATGGAGGGTAACAGGATAACGATCGAGCTGAGCACGGAGGAGACCGCTGAGATATGCGTCCAATGCATCGGAGTGATATACGCCAACCTCGTCATAGGGCCCCTGCCCCCTGGAAGCTATGAATTATGCATAGGAGGGTTGTGCGTACCATTCAGGGTCTAATCTACTCAATTTTTTCGTAAATATATATTATAGGTGAAATTATTGATGAAATTGACGTGAGGATATAGAGGACTAGGATCACGTGGAGGGGCATCAGAGTACCGGTGTGGAAAGCTAGCGTGAGGTAGAGGAAGGATGCGTAGAGGGCTGCAGTTGGTACCACTATGTATGGATTCGCCAAAACACCTAGATACTTGCGAGCCACCCCCTCATCTAGCTCCCTCAGTACGAGGAACTGCACAGCTATCGAGAAAAGAGGGGCTAGGAGGAACAGGGGAAGGAATAAGTTCGTCGATAGATCCCTCAATTCATTTTCCAGCGCTGAGATATTTGTTTTATCTTTCTCTATAGCTTTCTCTATCCTGCCTATAGTGTCCAGAGTATCCTGAACTGCATAAGCGAGCTCCTCCTCGTAGAAGCCCTTGAGGGTGTACCTGTAGGGCATCCCCACTATCTCCGAGACTACCCTGCTGTCCTCGAGCTTGAATCTGATCTGACCGAAGTTCTCCAGATCGTATGTGAAGTTCAGGTCCTTGAGATCTCCCCTCCATATCTCATTACCCGCGAAGGATATCCTAATGGATTCCCCCTCCCTGGAGTAGCTGAAGAGCCTCAGGACTAGAGGGGCTATGGCTTCCCTCCTCAGGTCGGCCTTTATGCTCAGATAGTTTATCTCGTTCCTCAGTACATCTATCTTCTTTGATGTCTCCCAGATGCGCTCCATCTCGAAGAAATAAGATCCGAACGCAGTGTATATTGCTATTATGGACAGGAGGAGTATTATGAGTCCCTTCATCTCGATCCACCCGAGAGCCTGAGAAGGGCTTCCCTCTTCTCATAATCAGATAGCCTGGATTGAATTATCCCGGAGCGGAGGACCTCTACAGCTCTATCCATGAGCTTGGGCCTCACTGGGAAGGGGACCCCGTCCTTGCCCCCGAATGCGAAGCTGTACCTAGCTGGATCCCTCCTGCTAGCTGGGGCATCGTAAATCACCTCAGCTACTAGGGAGAGGGCCCTGAGTAAGGAGGGCCCTATGCCCCTTATCAGCAGGAGCTCCTCATAATCCCTCGGATCCATCTGATTAGCTACCTCAACGGCCTTCCAGTCTATCCTGAGGGGCATCTTGAGGTACCTCACGCCCAAATAGGGGCTCAGAGGTCCTGCCCTCATCTCCTCGATGAGGCCCTCAAGCTTGGATCTGCCCTCCCTTATCAAGTCCAAGGAGGCCCTTCTATTCTCCTCCGATTCCCCAGCAGCTAGGTTGAGGACCTCCTCCCTGCTCTCAGCTATCACACCGTAATGCGGGTCCATCAGGAACCCCCTGATATTTTGGGAGATCCAGTGATACCTCCTCGCCGTCCTCTTCTCCACGTTCATCCCCTGCTGTATCACCGCCCACTCACCGTCCTCGGTGAAGAGGAGGGCGTGATGGTATATGGTGTGGCCGTCCTGGACCGCCGCATTATCTACTTTAGCTGCGAGCCTGCTCACCCTTTTAAGCTCCTCTATAGATTGATACCCGAGGGAGAGGGCTTCTCCTTTCCTCTCTATCTCATCAGGAGTCTCTAAAGCCCTCTTCCCCTTACCGCCGCAGAGAGCTATCCCCAGATCCTCCTCATCCAGGACCTCCCTTATAACGGCTGTCAGGACTGTGGTAACGCCAGATGAGTGCCAATCGTATCCTAAGACGCAACCCAGGGATTGGAACCAGTAGGGATCGCTTATCCTGAGCAGGAACTCCCTCCTGCCGAACTCATTCACAATAGTCCTTATTATCTCCCTCCCCAGCGCTTTCATCCTGGAGTAGAGCCAGGGAGGGGCTTTCCCCTCGTGCAAGGGGAGCTCAGCTTCTCCGACTATCCTCATCCCGAGAATTTCGAAAGATGGCCTAATAATCTTTTTCCATCAGTGACTGATGCGTATGAACTCGCTCAAAATCTTCAGGAGGAGGGAGAATAGGAGGGAGGATACTAGGATAAAGAGGGAGCTGAGCACAGAAGTAGTTAGGAGGTAGCTGGAGAGGAACCTGAACTCTAGGGCATCCTCAATCCCTCTAAGATACCAGGAACTCAGGAGGAGCTGGACTAAGAGGAGGGGAAGGATGAAGGAGAGCAGGTAAATGGGTATTTCCTCAAGATCATATCGGAAGGCCAGTATCGATAGAGCTAACGCTATTAGAATATAGATCTCGAGTATTGGAAGCTTCATAGAATTCAGGATCCATATGAGATCTCCTACTGAAGCTCCAGCTACAGCGTAGTAAATGAACGTTATTCGAGCCCTGATCAGCATCCCTCCCTCAGTAACTTCGGCATCGTAGGCTTATGCACGAAGGGGGCTCCATGCACCTCCGAGAAGACGAAGCTCTCCATCTTCCTCCTCCTAGTTGGCCTCTCGACCTCCCTAGTCTTCCCTATAACTATTATAGCGACTGGCCTCCTATCGGGAGGTGCCCTCACTACCTCCATCACCTTGGAATCATCGAAGGCCCCTATCCAGCATGTTCCGTAGCCCAGGGCATGAGCTGCTAACATAGCGAAAGTAGCGGCTATAGTGGCATCTTGGAGTGAGTAGAGCTCAGCTCCCCTCCTCCCGTACCTCGTCGAGGATCTCTGCGGGACTGAGAGGAAGACTAAGTGAACTGAAGCGTTTATCATGAAGTTCTGATTGTAAGAAGCTCTTGCTAATAGTTTCTTCCTATCAGGATCCCTCACCACAACTATCTCGTAGGCTTGTAAGTTTCCGGCTGATGGAGCGCTGCATGCGGCTTCCAGTATTATGTTAAGGTGATCCTCGCTCACCTCCTCCCCGGTGTAACTCCTGATGGACCTCCTCTCGGAGAAGACATCGAATATATCCGGCATCGTATTATTGTGAATGTTAAAAATAAAAGGATTTCTGAATTTTTGAGGGATTATCCTATTTATAGGGCCCTCTATCCCATCGAGGTATTGTTAAAATGCATCTTTAAATCACGCATGGATGATCGCTGGGATGGGCAGCTGCGCGGTATGCGGTAGGTCCTCGGACCTCATAGCGAGAGCTGTGGGGGTCTGCCTAGATTGCCTAAGGAGCGATCCTAAATCTGTTGAATACGCTCTCTCGACTCACAGGAGGGAGAGAGCCAGGATAGGGCTGCCGCCGGAGCCTCCCAGAGGGGAAGGGATTAAGTGCGGGCTCTGCGACTCTGAGTGCGTGATCCCGGAGGGAGGGCTCGGTTACTGCGGGATAATGATGAACGATAATGGGAAGCTCATTAACTTAGCTGGATGCCCTGAGAGCGGTCTCCTGGAGTATTATTATGATCCGATCCCGACCAATTGCGTCGCCCACTGGTTCTGCCCAGCATCTACTGGCATAGGCTACCCGAAGTGGTCCGCTAGGAAAGGATCCGAGCTCGGATACTACAATTTATCGGTTTTCTATGGAGCTTGCAATCTGGATTGTCTCTTCTGCCAGAACTGGTTCTTTAGAGATCTTACTATAAGTAAAAGACCTTTAGTGAACTTCAGGGAGCTGATTGAGGCTTCCTTGAGGAGACCAGTCACTTGCGTCTGCTTCTTCGGCGGGGATCCATCCCCTCAAGTATCCAACGCTCTCCTAGTGGCTAATGAACTGATGAGGATGGGGAAGATAATGAGGATATGCTGGGAGATGAACGGGCATCTGAATCAGAGGACTATGGTAGCTGTGCTCAATAGCTCCCTCAGGAGCGGGGGGATAGTTAAATTCGATCTCAAGGCGTGGAACCCGAGCGTCTACTTAGCCCTGACCGGCAGGGATATAGGGAGCGTATATGAGAACGCTAAATTAGCTCTTAATCTCTCCCTGGAGAGGCCAGAGGTACCTCTATTCACAGCCAGCACTCTACTGGTCCCGGGATACGTAGATGAGGAGGAGGTCAGGATGATAGCTAGGTTCATAGCTTCCATAAACCCCGACACACCTTACAGCCTCCTAGCATTCCACCCGAGCTATTTAATGACGGATCTACCGAATACGAGCAGGAAGCACGCTATGGAAGCTTTTAGAGCGGCTAAGGATGAGGGGCTCACTAGAGTGCATATAGGGAATCCCTGGCTCCTCACTAGGGAGGATTATCAGTCTCAATAATATCTAAGAGCTGCCAGAGGCTCTCTATCCTCGGCAAATTCCCGCAGTTCACTTTAGATCCTCTGAGCTCAGCTAGTTTAGTGTAGTGAAATGCTCTGAGCCCCGACCTCATGGCACCTATGACGTCCTGGTAGCACGAATCCCCCACGTGAATTATCTGACTCCCATCTAAGCCCAGTTCACTCTTCAGAGTCCTGAAGATCTCAGCCTGAGGCTTGATCAACCCCAGGTCCGATGATGATAGTATCACATCGAACAGATCTAATCCGACGTTCCTCAATATCCCCCTTATGCTCCTGGCTGAGAAGGATGTGTTAGAAACTAGAGCTAACTTAATCCCCCTCCTCTTCAGCTCCCTCAGCACCTCTGGAGCCTCTTGATTCAACCTGGGGGTGAATCCATCAGTGGATTCCTCGTAAGCTCTCACTAGGCCATCTACATCCAAGCTCACGCCCAATCCCATTAAAACCATGCCCAGCAATTCCCTCGCGGGCAAGAGCATCCTGAATTCCTTAGTGGCTGCGTAAGCTTCCCTTATCACGCTCTCCTCTATATCATATCCTGAGCTTCTGAGGAAATCCTTTATCGCCCTGACCCTCATTCCCACATATATTTCCTCGTCCTCCTTAGTCTCCCATATCAGAGTGAACCATAAGTCGAAGGAGACGGCCCTTATCAAATCGACCCCCTCGATAATATCGTTGCATTAAAAATTCTTGAGCTTCCTCTCCAGCTCGAAGATAACGGTACCGCCGCAAGTATATGGTGGTCCGGGGTCGGGGCATTGCACGTAACCCAGATCTCCGCTCCCTATACCCAGGAGCTCCGCTTTAATGCCCTTCAGGAAGGGACTGAGGAGAGTAAGCATAGAGGAGAGGGCGTGTATGCATACCCTTCCCTCTACGCAGAATCCTATTATGGAGAAGGAATCACCCTCTGAGTAACCGGCGGCGCATCTCCCCCTGACCTCCTTGACCCTAACTACGACCTCGTAGCTCATGCTATAACCTCCTCAATTCAGTGCGAGAAGATGAGCTTAAGGATATCTGAAGGCTCTAACCTCATTCTCACCCTTCCACCGAATCCCACTTCCCTCTCCAAGTCTATGAGGCGATCATTTATTATTATCCTGGGCTTGCCGACTTTCCCCACCATGAACTCCAGCTCAGCGTAACGCTTGGAGATATTGGAAGCGCGGAAGGGTCCCCCCTCATGACAGAGGTAATCCAATTCCTCGGGATCGACTTGGGGCTCCTTCTCACCATTAGGATCCTCGTAAACTAATTCGAAGAGCTTAAAGGATCCATCGCTCACTAGGAAAGTTTCTGTCACGTTCAGCCCGAAGAGGGAGTTCTTCCACTTGTATATGATAGCCTCTCCCTCATCCAGGAAGGAAGAGTATATCAGCTTGCCCCTCTCGACATCGAGGAGCTCAACTAAGTAGCTTTCAGGTATCAAGCAATAATTGGAGAATAAGAGAAAAAAGATTATAGGAATTGCCCACTTCATCTATCCCTTTATCACTCCCATCTCCTTGAAGAACCTCTCAGCTCCGGGATGTATGTACTTGCGAGCTTCCTCGCTGGCTTGCATGTAAGCTTTCTCTGGCGTTAGCTGAGTTGCCTTCTTCCAAGCTGCTGCTAGCTCATCCAAGTGGCCGAATATGGCTTTAGCGATCTCATACAATCTATCCTCCGGGAAGTCCTTCATCACAGCGATTACGGCAGTGATGCCTATAGTCTCCACATCCTCCTCCAGCCCGGGATACGCGCCCTTAGGTATCTTGGTCTTGTGGAATACCGCCGGATACTTCTGGATTATCTTATCAGCTATCTCTCCTGAGATCGGTATGAACTTTATCTTGAAGCCCGGTGTCGTTGCTAAATCGACTATCGAGGAAGTGGGCACAGCGCCGCTCCAGAAGAAGGCATCCAGCTTCCCATCCTTCAAAGCCTCTCCTGAATCCGCTGGAGAAAGCTTCTCCCTTACGATATCTTTATTAGGATCTATCCCCAGGGCTGATAGCACATATAAGGCCTGCTCCTCAGTGCCGCTAGCTGGAGGGCCTGTGCTAACCCTCTTGCCCTTGAGATCGTATATGGAGTTTATCCCGGAACCCTCATATGTCACTACATGGAGGGGTTGCTCATATAAAGCCAAGAAAAGCCTCGCAGGTTCCGATTTATTCGATACTATGGAGAGCTTGCCCTGATTGAGCAGCACTATGTGATAATCGTAGCAGAAGGCCATACCGGCTTTCCCGCTCACTAAGAGCCTGAGGTTATCCCCTGCTGCCGTCGTGACCTCAGCTGTCGCCTCGGTATCTGGGACGTACTTCGTTATGACTCCGGCTATCGCTCCGCCCAGTGGGTACCAGACACCTCCCGTCGTCCCCGTAGCTATGCTGAAGGACATCCTCTCCCTCTTAGTTGTAGTCGTTTCAGTTGGAGTCGTCCCGGTCGGGCTAGTTCCGGTTGGCGTTGTCGGAGTCGTTGGGGCTGGAAGCGT
The sequence above is drawn from the Candidatus Korarchaeum cryptofilum OPF8 genome and encodes:
- a CDS encoding nitroreductase family protein, with the translated sequence MPDIFDVFSERRSIRSYTGEEVSEDHLNIILEAACSAPSAGNLQAYEIVVVRDPDRKKLLARASYNQNFMINASVHLVFLSVPQRSSTRYGRRGAELYSLQDATIAATFAMLAAHALGYGTCWIGAFDDSKVMEVVRAPPDRRPVAIIVIGKTREVERPTRRRKMESFVFSEVHGAPFVHKPTMPKLLREGC
- a CDS encoding radical SAM protein, whose product is MGSCAVCGRSSDLIARAVGVCLDCLRSDPKSVEYALSTHRRERARIGLPPEPPRGEGIKCGLCDSECVIPEGGLGYCGIMMNDNGKLINLAGCPESGLLEYYYDPIPTNCVAHWFCPASTGIGYPKWSARKGSELGYYNLSVFYGACNLDCLFCQNWFFRDLTISKRPLVNFRELIEASLRRPVTCVCFFGGDPSPQVSNALLVANELMRMGKIMRICWEMNGHLNQRTMVAVLNSSLRSGGIVKFDLKAWNPSVYLALTGRDIGSVYENAKLALNLSLERPEVPLFTASTLLVPGYVDEEEVRMIARFIASINPDTPYSLLAFHPSYLMTDLPNTSRKHAMEAFRAAKDEGLTRVHIGNPWLLTREDYQSQ
- a CDS encoding HAD family hydrolase, which translates into the protein MIRAVSFDLWFTLIWETKEDEEIYVGMRVRAIKDFLRSSGYDIEESVIREAYAATKEFRMLLPARELLGMVLMGLGVSLDVDGLVRAYEESTDGFTPRLNQEAPEVLRELKRRGIKLALVSNTSFSARSIRGILRNVGLDLFDVILSSSDLGLIKPQAEIFRTLKSELGLDGSQIIHVGDSCYQDVIGAMRSGLRAFHYTKLAELRGSKVNCGNLPRIESLWQLLDIIETDNPP
- a CDS encoding TAXI family TRAP transporter solute-binding subunit, whose protein sequence is MTRGISRGVLALIIVVILIILVALGYYLTLPAPTTPTTPTGTSPTGTTPTETTTTKRERMSFSIATGTTGGVWYPLGGAIAGVITKYVPDTEATAEVTTAAGDNLRLLVSGKAGMAFCYDYHIVLLNQGKLSIVSNKSEPARLFLALYEQPLHVVTYEGSGINSIYDLKGKRVSTGPPASGTEEQALYVLSALGIDPNKDIVREKLSPADSGEALKDGKLDAFFWSGAVPTSSIVDLATTPGFKIKFIPISGEIADKIIQKYPAVFHKTKIPKGAYPGLEEDVETIGITAVIAVMKDFPEDRLYEIAKAIFGHLDELAAAWKKATQLTPEKAYMQASEEARKYIHPGAERFFKEMGVIKG
- a CDS encoding DUF763 domain-containing protein — encoded protein: MRIVGEAELPLHEGKAPPWLYSRMKALGREIIRTIVNEFGRREFLLRISDPYWFQSLGCVLGYDWHSSGVTTVLTAVIREVLDEEDLGIALCGGKGKRALETPDEIERKGEALSLGYQSIEELKRVSRLAAKVDNAAVQDGHTIYHHALLFTEDGEWAVIQQGMNVEKRTARRYHWISQNIRGFLMDPHYGVIAESREEVLNLAAGESEENRRASLDLIREGRSKLEGLIEEMRAGPLSPYLGVRYLKMPLRIDWKAVEVANQMDPRDYEELLLIRGIGPSLLRALSLVAEVIYDAPASRRDPARYSFAFGGKDGVPFPVRPKLMDRAVEVLRSGIIQSRLSDYEKREALLRLSGGSR
- a CDS encoding TIGR04076 family protein, with amino-acid sequence MSYEVVVRVKEVRGRCAAGYSEGDSFSIIGFCVEGRVCIHALSSMLTLLSPFLKGIKAELLGIGSGDLGYVQCPDPGPPYTCGGTVIFELERKLKNF